One window of Branchiostoma lanceolatum isolate klBraLanc5 chromosome 8, klBraLanc5.hap2, whole genome shotgun sequence genomic DNA carries:
- the LOC136440452 gene encoding polycystin-1-like protein 2, producing the protein MWLSLYPPSSRFITGDDFLIHSEPDECATVNGRCDHICSNVPGGYRCQCRQGFVLMADAHGCGVCGQCQGGDVNCDPMSGVCSAGCQDGWKTQLCDKAVDPPLDLAVTDVTDEGFKVTWSPSPDLDLEEYRVVVSKLDMTTVVNKTSDDSSLPVVGLSPETDYIIRVTALFSSGGCRSQSEATMIVATTGATPTTTPAPAATTTTPAPAATTTQTSQMTTLLTTEPATSTVREVVGDEGSSDDAFSPSAAITPAAAATTEQTSGMTTVLSTRPATATVQLSGDETKLTSSRPPVGNGATPDQNADVSGDAAVLEQPTSAAEEKAQMCRKAIKTLVSETGRAQTPQRVQMLSELSSLVIKSCPGIPQEDKDMAVSVLKSISSNLDQLDMSDPSTVESVGGSLVESVGSLLEEPERDAEEADGKPAPDLEEEDQSLSPKERLEKAEEKEQKNQSERRRLVQESRQVLDGLYSAIIGAMRLGAPPVTIERGDIVLRAQRIWGDQFGGQVVQTKNGSFHVPSKTALFGDYTPHSVAIKLTQFQQNPFTWGRGEYQARSSVMELSLQQNNIPVAFNNLTEDFYITIPGGSGNKPATTTITFPAPGNTSSSYHLLNLTNTAEGFLVTITPLNRSVVYDVSGSYGGRPDDQNYNVSMETYVLPEECALMKTLSGDEDTEKREATMFVSGEDDPVDYYIKVQIRGPVAECDFEKRADVKESHANDFYAYQIQWARLSCVYWSETQEDWSTDGCTISKQSTIASTICHCNHLTAFGTDFATPPNTFDFGELNFSDLVDNVAVVAAIIVALCLYFSTTAVVTIAERRGKRMLHHAVKLDNLQNGYLYRMLIWTGAAKHAGTESTVSFKLFGAAANSDVRVVDITEKVFTQNSQVTLTFSTAEQLGNVELLQLMHDNSGEGGRASWNVDRAAVQDLTTGKLFYFFCGEWLAADRGDGQVVKTFPVATEEDLRSFGFLFPASLRSNLPKEHLFLSVAIMPED; encoded by the exons atgtggctgagcttgtatcccccctcgtctcggttcatcactggtgatgacttcctgatccatagcg AGCCCGACGAATGTGCGACAGTGAACGGCCGGTGCGACCACATCTGCTCCAACGTTCCGGGGGGGTACAGGTGCCAATGTCGCCAGGGCTTTGTGCTGATGGCAGACGCCCACGGCTGTGGAG TGTGCGGCCAATGCCAAGGTGGGGACGTCAACTGTGACCCGATGTCAGGTGTCTGCTCGGCTGGGTGTCAGGATGGATGGAAAACTCAGCTTTGTGATAAAG CTGTGGATCCACCATTGGACCTGGCCGTAACTGACGTCACGGATGAAGGGTTCAAGGTCACCTGGTCTCCATcccctgaccttgaccttgaggaATACCGTGTGGTGGTCTCCAAGCTGGACATGACGACAGTTGTCAACAAGACCTCAGACGACTCATCGCTTCCGGTGGTTGGCCTGTCACCGGAGACTGATTACATCATCAGGGTGACAGCCCTGTTCTCATCAGGCGGTTGCAGGTCACAGAGTGAGGCGACAATGATAGTGGCGACCACAG GCGCCACACCAACCACCACGCCTGCACCTGCTGCTACAACCACCACGCCTGCACCTGCTGCTACAACCACGCAGACAAGTCAGATGACCACCCTCCTTACCACCGAACCCGCAACTTCGACCGTAAGGGAAGTCGTGGGGGACGAAGGGTCATCTGATGACG CATTTTCCCCCTCCGCGGCCATCACACCAGCCGCCGCTGCTACAACTGAGCAGACAAGTGGGATGACCACAGTCCTGTCCACCAGACCAGCAACTGCAACCGTGCAACTCAGTGGCGATG AAACCAAGTTGACCAGCAGCAGGCCGCCGGTGGGTAACGGGGCGACACCTGACCAG AATGCGGATGTCTCTGGAGATGCTGCTGTATTGGAGCAGCCAACATCAGCTGCTGAGGAAAAGGCACAG ATGTGCAGGAAGGCAATTAAAACATTGGTGTCTGAAACGGGTCGGGCCCAGACGCCGCAACGTGTGCAAATGCTCTCTGAGTTATCATCACTTGTCATTAAGTCCTGTCCTGGCATTCCACAGGAGGATAAG GACATGGCCGTGAGTGTTCTGAAGTCCATCAGCAGCAACCTGGACCAACTGGACATGTCTGACCCGTCGACTGTCGAGTCTGTGGGAGGAT CTCTGGTGGAGTCCGTTGGTTCTCTGCTTGAGGAACCAGAGAGAGATGCAGAAGAGGCTGATGGGAAGCCTGCACCTGATCTCGAGGAGGAAGACCAGAGTCTCTCTCCAAAGGAGCGTCTTGAAAAGGCAGAAGAAAAGGAGCAGAAGAACCAATCTGAG AGACGAAGACTTGTCCAGGAAAGCCGCCAGGTCCTGGACGGTCTGTACAGCGCCATTATCGGCGCCATGAGGCTAGGAGCCCCGCCGGTAACCATCGAGAGGGGCGACATCGTGCTGCGTGCCCAGAGGATCTGGGGTGACCAGTTTGGAGGCCAGGTCGTGCAGACGAAGAATGGGAGCTTCCATGTTCCGTCTAAAACAGCGCTCTTCGGAGACTATACACCGCACAGCGTCGCTATTAAG TTGACGCAGTTTCAACAGAACCCATTTACCTGGGGGCGCGGGGAGTACCAGGCACGTTCCTCTGTCATGGAACTGTCACTCCAACAGAACAACATCCCCGTGGCCTTCAACAACCTGACTGAAGACTTCTACATCACCATTCCGGGCGGCTCCGGAAACAAACCAGCGACAACAACCATCACCTTCCCTGCCCCAGGAAACACAAGTTCAAGCTACCATTTGCTGAACCTCACCAACACCGCAGAAGGATTCCTGGTCACCATCACCCCGCTGAATAGGAGTGTGGTGTACGACGTTTCCGGTAGTTACGGCGGTCGCCCTGACGACCAAAACTACAACGTGTCCATGGAGACGTACGTCCTACCCGAGGAGTGTGCCTTGATGAAGACCCTGAGTGGCGATGAAGACACAGAGAAGAGAGAGGCAACAATGTTCGTCTCGGGAGAGGATGATCCTGTGGACTACTACATCAAGGTCCAAATACGTG GACCAGTAGCCGAATGCGACTTTGAGAAAAGAGCTGACGTGAAGGAGTCACACGCCAATGACTTCTACGCCTACCAGATCCAGTGGGCCCGTTTGAGCTGCGTCTACTGGAGCGAGACCCAGGAAGACTGGAGCACTGACGGCTGCACG ATTAGCAAGCAGTCCACCATTGCCAGCACCATCTGTCACTGCAACCATCTGACGGCCTTCGGAACTGATTTCGCCACTCCGCCGAACACGTTCGACTTCGGGGAGTTGAACTTCAGTGACTTGGTGGACAACGTTGCCGTTGTGGCAGCCATCATTGTGGCACTCTGTCTCTACTTTTCCACAACAGCCGTGGTCACGATTGCTGAGCGTAGAGGGAAAAGGATG TTACATCACGCTGTGAAGTTGGACAACCTTCAGAACGGCTACCTGTACCGCATGCTCATCTGGACAGGGGCAGCTAAGCATGCTGGGACAGAATCCACTGTTTCCTTCAAgctgtttggagctgcagcaaACTCCGATGTGCGAGTGGTCGACATCACAGAGAAG gttTTCACCCAGAACAGCCAGGTGACCCTGACCTTCAGCACAGCAGAACAGCTGGGTAACGTGGAGCTGCTGCAGCTCATGCACGacaacagtggggaggggggccgtgCATCGTGGAACGTGGACAGAGCAGCAGTGCAGGATCTCACCACAGGCAAACT GTTCTATTTCTTCTGCGGCGAGTGGCTGGCAGCCGACCGCGGAGACGGGCAGGTGGTGAAGACCTTTCCTGTCGCCACTGAGGAGGACCTGCGATCCTTCGGGTTCCTCTTCCCGGCAAGTCTGCGGAGTAATCTGCCAAAGGAACACCTATTCTTGTCCGTCGCTATCATGCCGGAAG ATTAG